The following is a genomic window from Pseudophryne corroboree isolate aPseCor3 chromosome 3, aPseCor3.hap2, whole genome shotgun sequence.
aagaattccgagcccacccgctggcggtgatgcagggcagtctggagcgagtgctgacatctggtccggactgaaggacctgccaacgattactgacatgtcatctactgtcactgcatatgattctgtcaccattgaaagaatggtggaggattatatgagtgaccgcatccaagtaggcacgtcagacagtccgtacgtatactggccggaaaaagagacaatttggaggcccttgcacaaactggctttattctacctaagttgccctccctccagtgtgtactccgaaagagtgtttagtgcagccgctcaccttgtcagcaatcggcgtacgaggttacttccagaaaatgtggagaagatgatgttcatcaaaatgaattataatcaattcctccgtggagacattcaccagcagcaattgcctccagaaagtacacggggacctgagatggtggattccagtggggacgaattaataatctgtgaggagggggatgtacacagtgaaaggggtgaggaatcagaggatgatgatgaggtggacatcttgcctctgtagagccagtttgtgcaaggagagattgattgcttctttttcggtgggggcccaaaccaaccagtcatttcagtcacagtcgtgtggcagagcctgtcactgaaatgatgggttcgttaaagtatgcatgtcctgtttatacaacataagggtgggtgggagggcccaaggacaattccatcttgcacctcttttttctttcatttttctttgcattatgtgctgtttggggacaatttttttgaagtgccatcctgcctgacactgcagtgccactcctagatgggccaggtgtttgtgtcggccacttgtgtcgcttagcttagccatccagcgaccttggtgcacctctttttttctttgcatcatgtgctgtttggggacaatttttttgaagtgccatcctgcctgacactgcagtgccactcctagatgggccaggtgtttgtgtcggccacttgtgtcgcttagcttagtcacacagcgaccttggtgcgcctctttttttctttgcatcatgtgctgtttggggacaatttttttgaagtgccatcctgcctgacactgcagtgccactcctagatgggccaggtgtttgtgtcggccacttgtgtcgcttagcttagccatccagcgaccttggtgcgcctctttttttctttgcatcatgtgctgtttggggactatttttttgaagtgccatcctgcctgacactgcagtgccactcctagatgggccaggtgtttgtgtcggccacttgtgttgcttagcttagtcacacagcgaccttggtgcgcctctttttttctttgcatcatgtgctgtttggggacaatttttttgaagtgccatcctgcctgacactgcagtgccactcctagatgggccaggtgtttgtgtcggccacttgtgtcgcttagcttagtcacacagcgaccttggtgcgcctctttttttctttgcatcatgtgctgtttggggactatttttttgaagtgccatcctgcctgacactgcagtgccactcctagatgggcctggtgtttgtgtcggccacttgtgtcgcttagcttagtcacacagcgaccttggtgcgcctctttttttctttgcatcatgtgctgtttggggacaatatttttgaagtgccatcctgcctgacactgcagtgccactcctagatgggccaggtgtttgtgtcggccacttgtgttgcttagcttagtcacacagcgaccttggtgcgcctctttttttctttgcatcatgtgctgtttggggacaatttttttgaagtgccatcctgcctgacactgcagtgtcactcctagatgggccaggtgtttgtgtcggccacttgtgtcgcttagcttagccatccagcgacctcggtgcaaattttaggactaaaaataatattgtgaggtgcgaggtgttcagaatagactggaaatgagtggaaattatggtaattgaggttaataatactatgggatcaaaatgacccccaaattctatgatttaagctgttttttagggttttttgaaaaaaacacccgaatccaaaacacacccgaatccgacaaaaaaatttcagtgaggttttgccaaaacgcgtccgaatccaaaacacggccgcggaaccgaatccaaaaccaaaacacaaaacccgaaaaatgtccggtgcacatcactagttcacacTGATCACAATATTGCTCTGAGGAGCGTTTATCTGATATGCAAATGTATCTGCACCTTGTATATCCAGTTTAAGGCATTTCTACCAAATTGGCAGCATTATTGAATAGTTCAGATATAAACCGATCACACTGCAATGCAATGAGATTGACGTCTCTTGCAGGCTTATTTTTTTAATGgagcaaatataaaaaaaatggctGTTTTTGCAGGCAGTGCAGTTTTTCCCTATTTATTAAGGTAATAGGGAACACATTCCCTGGGCCTTGCTGGCAAAGCTTCAACAAGGCTCTCCGGGTGGAaagaacataaaaaaataaaagaaagcaGTTTTCTGTTAAAAATATTTATAAACAAGCAATTAttctatttttgttttgttttgttttatttatgaAGTGGAACCAAAAGTCTGGCCTTCCAGTTCCACTATGAGTGTATGAGATTAGTCAGTCACGTGTATACACCTTCAGATTCAGACTAGTTTAAAGGGCctaaggggctcattccgagttgatcgctcgctagcagtttttagcagccgtgcaaacgctatgccgccacccactgggagtgtattttagctttagcagaagtgcaaacgaatgtatcgcagagcagctacaaagttttttgtgcagtttcagagtagctcaaaacctactcagcgcttgcgatcacttcagacagttcagttcctgttttgacgtcacacacccgcccagcgtttgcccagcaacgcctgcgtttttctgaacactccctgaaaatggtcagttgacacccagaaacgcccacttcatgtcaatcactctgcggccaccagtgcgcctgaaatgcttcgctagaccctgtgcaaaactacatcgttccttGAGCCCGTACGACGCGagtgcgcattgcactgcatacgcatgcgcagaactgctgttttttagcctgatcgctgcgctgcgaacaaatgcagctagcgatcaactcggatgacCCCCTAAGTCACTATAGTAAATCAGCACTATCAATGTATATTAGTAagtaattcataactaaactccactatttattatatgctaagctatatgatatcagtaatgctagagacagtgcacctacaacaccccccttttttcttctgtagaactacaagtctcagtaggtagcacctcacattactggcagctataggtgtgcagtctaaggcccctccctagcatatTAGTAAGTAAGACTGTTAGTCACTGTTTGTAAGgtacctaaattctgtgatttaaagCTACAGAGATAGAACTGTGTATGATTTGCAGTCAAATCAGGTTCATAAGGCACCAATGACAATCATATCAATGCCTCAATGCCCCATTACTAGAAGGAGAGGGGAATTCTCGGGGGGTGGCTTACTCTTCCATGAACTCAGGAGGAAACCCCAAAATGTGGTATTCATGGAGAGAAGGCAAGTATGTGCCTCCATTACAGTATTAAATGAATAAATAAGACctttaagtattatttttttaCCGGTCATTGGTACATAATAGCATGGAATTGAAAACTGTGACCTTGCAAAACACACAGGGAAGCAGAAATACAGTTAGAGACCATTTGTGCAGTGTTATCCTGATACGTTTCATTAATTATTCCGTTTTTCATTAAACTGAGAGCATGCTTTTAAAAAGCTAAATAACTAACACAAATTAAATTGGTGAATTCAGCTGATTGTATTCAGGAGTGGTTCTAGATACGAGCAAGCCGGGCCTGTGCCCGGGGCACTGCGGCCTGTGGGCGCAGCTGCAGTCACCCCACAGGCACCCACCCGCACCCCGCATCCCGtagtccccggctgcagcaggcacctTAGGCTgtatgggcgcccgctgcagcgggGACCATTGTCAGaagctagaggtcctaattgacctctagtgtccgtgcactgctatgggagagacgtcatgatgtctctcccatagagaggagccggcagcaAGAGATGGAGTGCAGCAGTGGTCGAGAAGCAGgagtggggatggtgagtattgagtgttttttttttattatttgtgtttgtaagctgcgctactagggggcataacaacagggggcacatctacagggggcaaatctacagggggcacatctacaggggacacatctactgggggcacaactacagggggaacaactactgggggaacaactactgggggcacacctggtggtgtaatgtgattgacggacacaactgtgtggtgtaatgtgactgacggacactattgtgtggtgtaatgtgactgacggacactgctgtgtggtgtaatgtggattggtactattctgtggccgcaCCCATTTCCTATGAAACCACTCCCCAATTTTTGCTGCACAttaaccctgttttgcctgtcggggtaggggcaccaaaggaaactttcgccctgggcgccacaaggtctacaaccggcccttattgtattatatatttaaTCTGCTGAACTTGTTTTATTGAATCACAATCTGTTTTAGGGTAGATCTGCCCCAGGCAAGAGACTGGTTAGACCCGCAGACTAACCATGTTCATCAGAGACTGCAGCTCCAGTTCTAGGCTCTGCGCTGTTCGTTTCAGATCTGTGATCTCAGTCCTGGAAGTCTGAAAACTTTGTTGGTTTACAGTAATTTCCTTACTGAAACCTTCATTCTGTaaataaaaaaaagggagttgCCAGTTTCAAGAATAAATTAATGTGCAGTGAGAAAGTCATCATATTTCAACTATGTTTTGTTTACTTTTTTGTATGAGATTCAGTTCCCATCCCGACATACCTGTGTTCTGTACAAGGCTTCTGCCTCTTGATGGTTCTTATCCATCATGTCCTCATACTGTTCCCTTACTTCTGCCAGGGCCTTAGTCAAGTCAACCAGAGGTGCAGAATCCAGCTCCACATGAACATTTCCTCCTACATCTCTCTGGTGAAGAGCAAGTTCCTGAAACAAGAAAGAAGGTGTTGATACATCACAAAGAGTGCTATAAACGGAAATAGACAATAAATTGTTATATGACTCAATACATTTTCTTTATTAGCCTCAAAGAATAAAGTAAAGAAGATTCTAAGACTATAAGAAGTAATCAAGGAGTATTGGGACATAGCTTTATCTTCAAATTCTACTGCAAGAGTTAAGTTATATTGCTTAAATTACAGTAattaatactgggggtcattccgagttgttcgctcgttatttttttgtcgcaacggagcgaatagtcgctaatgcgcatgcgcaatgtccgcagtgcgactgcgccaagtaaatttgctatgcagttaggaattttactcacggcattacgaggttttttcttcattctggtgattgacaggaagtgggtgtttctgggcggaaactggccgttttatgggagtgtgtgaaaaaacgctaccgtttctgggaaaaacgtgggagtggctggagaaacggaggagtgtctgggcgaacgctgggtgtgtttgtgacgtcaaaccaggaacgacaagcactgaactgatcgcagatgccgagtaagtctggagctactcagaaactgctaagaagtgtctattcgcaattctgctaatctttcgttcgcaattttaatatgctaagattcactcccagtaggcggctgcttagcgtgtgcaaagctgctaaaagcagcttgcgagcgaacaactcggaatgacccccactgagtgGTGATTTCACTCACTCAGtactccttggggtaaatttactaagatgagagttctatttcagatgggatggtgcccatagcaaccaatcagattctacttatcatttatgtagcaccttgtagaagttaatacctggaatctgataggttgctatgggcaacatcccatcttaaatagaactcccatcttagtaaatttgctcCAGTTAGTTTTTTCATAAATACTGTAATCCAATTACAACAACCTTTGGGAATTACTCACTAATGGTATTACATGTTTAGTAAGATCCCTTTATAAGACTATCCCTACTGACCACAAAGTATTTTCCTGTATATTTTCCTATATATTGATAGTCACCCTCCTTATAACATCACCAGATATTCAGCCTAATTTGATGTATACCTAGTTAGTGTTAAAAAGGGTTTCATAAGGCATTCTTTAGTTGCACTCCATTTGTTAGAAAATTAATGTTTCAATTGTTTCCTTTAGTCACAGAGCATTTGCATTGCCTTTGGATATGATTGAGATCTGCTCTGTCCATTGAATACAGCTTTAACAATACATCAGGTCTGTGTTATAACCAAGAACAATGAAAATAGCCAACACTTTGTAAAATATATTAGTGAAAAGCATGGGAATAATCCAAAGAAGGCAAAGTTATGTATTTATCATAAACTGTTGCATGGCAGGTACAATCCAATACATTAAAGTCATGTTAAGATGAACAATCCCTTATCATTGCTATTACACCAACCTGACCCCTAGTAACAGGAATAGCTTTACCTCCTCATGGTTTATTTTCAAATGGATTAGCTCCTCTTTCATACTTTCTAGTTCCATCTCCAGTTCAGATTTCTGCATAGTCAGCTCATCAAGAGCCCTTCGCAGTCCATTAATGTCACCATCCACACCAAGACGAATGGCCAACTCCGACTCAAACCTGCAGGATGGAGGCACTTATTTACCCAGTACAAATACTCATCATGACCTGTACATGTCTACTTAATAAGCCAATATGCTTACTTTTCTTATGGTTTGCAAAGCATCATTAGTACATACTACTTCAAAATATGCTGTAATCCCTGTAAGGGTTTAATTTCAGTTGTTAATAATCAGTCACTTACTTCGTTTTGAAGTCATCCGCGGCCAGCTTTGCATTATCGATCTGCAGAACAAGCCTAGTATTGTCAGTGGTGGCTTCTTTGATCTGCATAATAAAATGAGGAATATGCGATGATGGATAGAATAAGCTGTAACAGGTATAATAAAGAGATCATACAAACGACAAATAACCTCTGATATTTACATTTATGTTTATTTCAGtttaattatttaaatgtttgttgtattaaaaaaaaataagaaaacaaaATACTTGCTATTTCAGAGAAAGTTGCTGTAGTGGTTAcatctgtgtaataataataacataattATATTAATACAGTAGAACTATATGTCATGTTTGAAATTCAAGttctaagtaaaaaaaaaaaaagaggtagaaACAATATGGGATGTGTATTCATTGAGATATGTATTGAATGAGAAAGTGTAGTCATTAAGAAATTAGTCTACATCAATTGAATTACAAAGATAAAATATGTTTTACGCTGGCAGGGGATAAGTCACTATGGCTATATTCTAGGTGACAATGTTATTTCTTATTTACAGCAAAGGAAAAAAATTAAAACAGTGGATAGAAAATATGCATGAACCCTAGCATTCATTATAATGACGATACATGTTTTAAATAAGACCCTATCCTATGGAAGCCATATTGGACGGTATCCGGTCCATAGATTTACACtaaaaaagtctacagtcaatgggtcgaccactaatggtagacatgcataagGTCGACAGCGTCAAaagggtcgacagggttaaaaggtcaacaggtaaatgGTAGTTCAAAATGTTGATAGGGTCAaaaatcaacagggtcaaaagatcgacacacatgtggttgacacaagttttttatatattttttctaattttttttaactgtttcataTTTTACCATACATAATTGGGAATAGCAgcatgtgccgagcgcagcggtagcgaatGGAGGCACCTTGcatgaagcatggtgagtgaagtgagccatgcgaggggatgtgttACACtattggggcttgtttgtggcagaaaacaccccccaaaaaaatgtgtctACCTTTTCTTTGTGTCGATCATCtcgatgtcgaccttttgacactgtcgatcttttgacactgtcgacactctactatctatctacctattctttgtggaccttttgaccctgtcgaccttttgatcctgtcaacctaatgcatgtctactattTTGCAGACCTattgacctttttagtgtagatttaataatccacacccatattggcctcttgggaaatCTTGACCTGAAGACAACTCTCCCATTATCCCCACTATAAACTGCCACTGACAATTTAATTTACTGTAGAACCTAACATGGTGTCTTTCTGCAACAACATTAATCCTATCAGTACTTTCATCAGTCTGAAATAAGACTGTCCAGTTAAAACAAAGTATACAACATGGCTATAGAGCAGAATATTCTTCATTCAATTGCTTTTCTTGGATAATCTAAAAAAAGTAAACATGACTTTACATGGGATTATGCTCAGCACAGAATCTGTCCAGGGCAGCATCAGTGATCAGTGCAGTTACCTGAGAGCGCAAGTGGCTGATGGTTTTGTAAAATCCACTTGGATCAAAAGCGCTGATGGATGCTTTTTTCTCATAGAACTCATGAATCTTTGCTTCCAGATCACGGTTGGCTTGCTCTAGTGAATGGACCTGAAAACAATGTTAGATTGTAAGCAGCTTGCACAAGCAGGTTCCCGTTCCCTTTACTGCATGTGAAATCCGTAAATGTAGATTAGTGTGTGCATGAGTGGCATTAACCGTTATCTTCTCATTACTATAGAAGTTAATGATCATTATAATATAGAATAGGTTAATAGTGACTAATTGCTATGTGATTATAAATGTAGGAGTATAGGAAAAAAGGTGATATGATGTACAAAGAAGCAGTGCTAAGAAGCATATACactaacgggatgtagttatgtgaccggtcactataccgatgacAGGATCCCGAGCGATTGGGActttttccactcgtgggtgtccacgacacccaaagagcacagcgagccacgagcccgctgcgtggcgagagcagcaagcccgcaaggggctccattgCGCTCGCTCCCCTGCCGGCAATCTAAagatcgggatcccagcatcagtatggtgaacggcgggatcccaagcgccggtcacccaaacccaaccTATACTAACATAATATTACTTTTGAAGTTACTGTAACTATAAAAGCACATGTAACTGAAATATCAGTGTATGAAATGATTACAATTATGTAAATAAAAAGGCAACAGGCAGATAACATTGATCATTCTCTTACTGGAGAAACAGTATTTTATAAATATATTAGGGTGGAATATTGTTTATTTATATTAAAACAGCAATATTATTTAACAATTATATTAAAGTGCCAATATTAACCACTTAAGATGTATGAACAACAGtgagggagtgaaaactcccccctctggtGATTGCTGCCAGACCCCCGACaacgcatcagcttagtgctgatgatCTGCGTCTCTCCTCCCTACCAGCTTACTGGGCATGTGCGAGATCTCACTACTCTTGCAAGATCTCCTGTGCAGCCCGGAACCAGCAGCTGCCGCAGCCAGGGACATCACTGTCTCTGCTGTGGCGTATGGGCAACGACAACTGCAGCTGTTGAAATTGCTAGCTGCAGTTGTCAGAAACGGTCAGTgttactgaccgttcatacattgtccCCACACATTGGCGTGATATCGTGTTGATAGCAGCACCGTTATAGACAGGGGCGCCCCTGTCATACAGCGCATAGCCCCTCCTTCATACATggagagaagtggtatcagcacacaacggcactgataccacttctcccctatAACAACACTTCTTACATCTACCCCATAATGTCTTGGgcaggaatagaacccatgacccccGGGTTATGAGGCAGTAATTCTATCCACTACTCTCATAAAATGTGTGAGAGAACTGTTATAGTAACATAGGTTAATCTGCAACATACAGTGGCATGTCTAAGGAGAATTAAAAGTGCTTGAAAATACCACTCACCACAAACCTTCAGCAGAAATAAAAAATTTGGCTGAACAAGGCTTGAAACAAGTGCTTAGAATGTATGTAACCAGTGGCAATAGCTTTAATAGGGCTGTAAAGCTGGCAGCAGCAATACCACATACCAGtcagtcataggtgtgcgcaggggggggtgcctggtgcgcacaggcaccccctaatgtctggcaccacgatctcacatgcctgatgcagcgatcgccgagcaggctgattactgtcccctctgcgctgcaccctgtcaggactgcattactgaccagacgcctgggttaatcaaggatgccaccgcccacccatcacacctgccacatgcccacctctctccttctatgctatgccaacgccagccactgatgaggatcagcatgcagccagcgttcctcttaggaagacaaattcaatactggcaggcgaccagcagcagcattaacacgtcactagtttttccagcagcagcagtactagtctgcgactgtcagtgtcagtgagtgactgatttgtaagtaagctgctgcagcttgcaggggaaagagaggggcagccagaccaaGCTGAGGACGAGCAGGGtaactgcagtgagtgccatcaggggtgtttgtctgacaatgtatctgctttattaggattggcacaagggtggatattttatattgcattgacgccaatagatggtgctagacacgcccaaaaggtggtgctaggcacacccctccgacggtgcaccccctaataaagtgtgctgcgcacacctatgcagtcAGTATCTACTCCATGGTGAAAAAATGAAAACTGTTGGTGCCGGCAGTGACTACTGTTTCTGGGGACCATTCACTGAAGTAGGCTTACATTTCTTAAAGCTGCAACATATTTTTTTTCCATAAAATTCCAGCTAGCCCATATAAATAATTCCAGCATTATTGGAAAGTTTAtagaatatatatctatatacagattaGTTCTTACCCGTTCCAAGTAGATAGCCAGGCGGTCGTTTAAGTTGTTCATGGTCTCTTTTCCATTGTTACCAAATGCACTTGCATCCTGTACTGCTAATCCACCACCAAATGCAGGAACCCCTATCCTGGCCATATTGACACTACCAGCGGACATCTTGACAATGCCAGCACCTCCTGCTACACTGTGTGCCCTGTGGGTGCCAGCTGCAGTAAAGCGGCATGACTGGGAGATACTACGAGTGGAGAAGTTCATCATTTTCTTGAAGAGATAAGGAACTGGAATATCAGAGACTATGCAGGAGGATCAGCTGCTAAATCCATGTCCCCTCTGAGCTGTTTTATATACccagtgaaggggagggggagaaatgGAATCTAACTACACAAAGAACCAGCATAACAACCTGTATACAAAGGGACATTCCTGCAGGTAAACGGGCGTGACAGTTGTTGTAAATTCCTGCATCACTAGCTTGCATCCCTTGAAATTTCACGTCATTACATAAATCTCAGCTGCTGCTCTCCTGAATCTCTCTGGAAGAGAGCTAATGCCAGCCACATTTATTTTGAAATGATTTAGTGAAAGAGAAAAATGAATAACACCAAAGGGTTCTGCATAACCATTACTCATTTGATTCAAGATACAATTTCATATACAGGAACTTGTGTAAAACATTTTAAAATATACATATGTATCAATTATAGATGAGCGTCTCGGATTCCGAACTTCTGGGATCTGAGTCACACTGAGCTGCAGCTTGGGTGTTCCCACTTCCCACCAGCGTCGGATTTCAGATCAAAGTAAAACATCATCTTCCCGGCGTTGGATTCGATATAAGGGAACTGTGGCAGTGACTTGGCGCCATTTCACTTTATTccaggcacgctgctgtatgctgctctCTGCTCTGCTGATTTAAGTGGCTGCGCGTTGTCCAGAGTGACTAATACAAATGGCTGTTCTTAACTTATACAAGGCATGATGCTGTACAGTGAAGTAACTAGGCatgttagcgctgtgtgcaagaaatgacattgcccccccccatgtaagacaggggcagtgcgcgccgtaggcgcgcaaaaaatatacagagccgtggcttcatggggaaggggtgtggccacaaaataatagcaattcatactacagtgcacagtagtctccattatt
Proteins encoded in this region:
- the LOC135055596 gene encoding keratin, type I cytoskeletal 47 kDa-like — its product is MMNFSTRSISQSCRFTAAGTHRAHSVAGGAGIVKMSAGSVNMARIGVPAFGGGLAVQDASAFGNNGKETMNNLNDRLAIYLERVHSLEQANRDLEAKIHEFYEKKASISAFDPSGFYKTISHLRSQIKEATTDNTRLVLQIDNAKLAADDFKTKFESELAIRLGVDGDINGLRRALDELTMQKSELEMELESMKEELIHLKINHEEELALHQRDVGGNVHVELDSAPLVDLTKALAEVREQYEDMMDKNHQEAEALYRTQNEGFSKEITVNQQSFQTSRTEITDLKRTAQSLELELQSLMNMKHALEGALAETEGQYGAKLGDMQNFISQTENDLQQVRTASEQHSLEYRVLLDAKTKLEIEIATYRRLLDGEDRSLSTHSQMETQKNVKIVSKEETSSSTVTIQKVKTIVEEVVDGKVVTSSVQEVIQTSKTTE